The sequence below is a genomic window from Nicotiana tomentosiformis chromosome 6, ASM39032v3, whole genome shotgun sequence.
TTGTACCTGcgtcttgcaaggttgctttggaTTACACCTATTTCCTGtggttcaaacaaagaacaatttgtcagtttgaaatgaTGGTTGCATTTGCGACCTTAGGTGTTTCAGTCACTTGATTGTCGCAGACTTCTTTAATGATAATGTTCACTTGCAACTGGTTATTTCCTGAATATCGCTTGCACTTCGGACCCCGGAGAACCTTTGGCTTCTCCAAACCTTGCCATAACGGTTGGTCACGTGGGACCTAACCATTTCAATCTTTGTTTTGCCTTTGTGTGCATTTGACATTCTTTGTTTTTCAAAGCATTCAATTTCAGAGcgttggggaacctttggcttttgaCACATTTCCATAACGGTTATCCACGTGGGACTAAACCTTTTTAACTTCATTTTCCCTTATAGgcacttcaatttgatttcctttttTTATGAGCTTTTGATTTCGAAACACCGGCTATGATGGCCAATTGGGGTCAACTTGACGCCCCTGCTGAGGTtgggtgccttttttgcatattagctcGTATCAAATTagaaccctgtaaatcagtcttgccatcccttCTTTTCCTTagtttggaacagagttagatcGAAAAGGATTCAAAtaaaaacaaacaatggaatggataatgaatttagacaagaggtgtCACTTTCGGggaagagaaagaaggacttatctggagtgcatgcagacttcaatgaacctgacatgcctcttggactggatgcctgatatGTGTAAACTGTCCGACtatcagaaattcatcacaacttttgcttCGAAATCGAGAAACCTTGACTAGGACTGTGTCAATGTCAGTGACTGAGGaacctcttttcgatcagtggcgctctttgcgggttttcactagctgacctctttcatttctcttctcattgtcgccttatagtgctctttgcgagtttttactaacaagactctctcattttcaatttctctgcttaccgtcgccttacggtgcccgattttcaccaataagactctctcattttatttctctcgtTTTGATTGCATCGGATCCAAGTAACCATATTCTCCGATCCTTGAACATTCTCACCGATTGATCGGAAGGGCTTGAAAGGATTcaggtaaaaaggatttggattgaattacaactttggaacctttcaggcaaAACTATAGCCGAAACATTATAACAACTGCCTCAATTTCAACTTTGGGGAAgtgtgaatttttattttggtgtgactaaaccccagagagaggctgcctacgtatcctttcggaatcaagtcaaacgtagttcaaggaacttttttattttattttctttttctttttctttttcttttgtattttttaattttaattttaaattttttaagtttCATCATTGTTTTTAGTAACAAATTCtatgttccaaagagggtaacCAAAGAAAGAGGGAACCAACTCAAAAAGGTTGTAAGGATGggtagtgtttgggtagcgagaatgaaagccttcgtcatcccaatcagagcaTGTTAATGCTGTGACAAAAGGGTCAAACTTAATACCTCTTTACCGCATCTGCATTGAAAGCTGTCTCGGGGTCATTTCCTTCAATGTCTCCCAAATATAGCACTCCCTTTGGCAACACTCTCCTTATAATGTACAGACCTTTCTAGTTTGGAGAaaattttccttttgcttctttATGAGGAGAATACGTCTCAGGACGAGTTGACCCACTTCAAATTtcctgggccgcactttcttgttgtagacacgggccattctttgttggtacaattgcTCGTGGAAAACTGCGGCCATCCagttttcatcaatcatagtcaaCTGTTCCAACCGGGTTTTGACCCATTCCCCGTCCTCGATCTCgtcttcaacaatgatccgaagataGGGAATCTCAACCTCTACTGGTATTACagcttcagtaccatagaccaaTAAGTAAGGAGTAGCCCTAAATGTTCGCACGGTTGTGCGGTATCCCGATAGTGCAAAAGTCAGCATTTCATGCCATTGCCTAGAGCTTTGAATCATCTTCCTGAGAATCTTCTCGATGTTCTTGTTTGTCGCTTCAACAACACCATTGGCTTTGGGTAGGTAAATGGTAGAATTGTGATGTGTAATTTTAAACTGTTCACATACATCCCTCATCAAGTGATTGTTCAGATTTGCAGTATTGTCGGTAATGATAGTTTTAGGAGTAAACAAACGACAAATAATATTGGAATGCATGAAGGCTACCACTGCTTTCTTAGTGACGGCTTTGAAAGTGACCACTtcgacccactttgtgaaataatcaatggcaacTAGGataaatctatgcccatttgaagctttcggctcgattggcccaataacatccatgccccaagtaACGAACGACCAAGGCACCGACATAAGAAGTAACTTTGAAAGCGGTGCATGAATCAGGTCACTATGTATCTGGCATTGATGGAACTTCCGGACGAAACTGAAACAATCATTTTCCATGGTTATCTAGTAATAACCTGCCCGGAGAATTTTCTTTGCCaggacatatccattcatgtgaggcccACATACTCCAGAATGCACTTCGTTCATGATCTTTTCAGCTTCTCGGGCGTCTACACACCTTAAAAGATTCAGATCTGGAGTTCTTTTGTACAAGACCTCTctgctaaaaaaaaaaaactgctgGCAAGCCTTCTGATAGTTCTCTTCTGATTTCCACTGGCTTGCTCGGGATATTCCTTTGTTTTCAAAaaccttttgatatcatgataccatggttgaACATCTGGTTCTATTTCAATTTCATTACAATACCATGCCTTTCTCGAATTTGGATTTCCAGCGGGTCAATATGGATATTTCCCTGGTATGGCAGCATTGAGGCCAAGGTAGCTAGTGCATCAGATAACTCATTGTGGAATCgaggaatgtacctgaactcgacgGACTTGAACCATTTGCTAAGATCTTCCATATGTTTCCTGTATAggataagcttgatgtctcgagtttcccattcaccttgggcttgccgaatAATCAGGTCAGAATCCCCCATGATTAACAATTTCTCTATATCCAGATCAACTGCCATATTCATGCCCATAATGCAGGCTTCATACTCAGCGGTGTTATTTGTACAGAAAAACCGAAGGCGGGCTGTGGACGGATAGTGCTGACTTGTGGGCGAAATCAGAATCGATCCAATCCCGACACCTTTTGCAtttacagctccatcaaagaatTTTTTCCAAGCATTAGTGTCTTCTAGAATTACTTCAATCGAGTTTACTTCTTCGTCCGAAAAATAAGTACGTAGGGGTTGGTattcatcatcaaccgggttCTCAGCTAGATGATCCGCCAAGGCTTGAGCTTTCATCGTCGTGCTGGTGACATAAACAATGTCGAACTCAGTGAGCAGGATTTTCCATTTTGCTAACCTTCTCGTGGGCATTGGTTTTTGGAATATGTATTTCAAAGGGTCCATTCTTGTTATGTGATACGTTgtgtaggccaaaagataatgtctgagCTTCTGGACGACCCAAGTAAGGGCGTAACAGGTTCTTTCTAGCAACGTATATTTGGCTTCATAACTGGTGAACTTTTTGCTCAGGTAATATATGGCTTGCTCTCTCTCTTCCCGGTCACATCATGTTGCCCGAGGACACAACCGATAGAATTTTCTAAGACTGTCaggtacaagaacaaaggtcttcCGGGCTCAGGCGGAACCAACACTAGCGGATTTGACAGatattctttgattttatcaaaagCTTCTTGACACTCATCTGTCTATTTGATCGATGCGTCTTTATTCAGCAACTTAAATATGGGTTCACACATGGTAGTAAGCTGAGTAATGAATCTACTGATGTAATTAAACCTCCCTAGCAGACTCATGACCTCTTTCTTGGTTTTAGGAGGTGGTAAATTCCGAATAGACTTTATCTTTGTCGGATCTAGTTCAATACCTCTTTGACTGACTATAAACCCagaagtttcccagatggaactctAAATGCACATTTAGCTGGGTTCAGTTTCAAATCATACATGCGCAGACACTCAAAGAACTTCCTCAAGTCTCGCACATGGTCTTATTGCGTTATGtatttaatgatcacatcatccacatacacctcaaTTTCGTGGTGCATAATGTCATGGAAGATGGCAGTCATAGCTCTCATGTAGGTTGCCCCGACGTTTTTAagaccgaatggcatgaccctgtaacagtaAGTGCCTCACGGTGTGGTGAAAACTGTCTTTTTTGcgtcttcttcatccatcagaacCTAGTGATATCCAGCgtaacaatccacaaaagactgtatctcatgcttGGCATAGTTGTCAACAAGAATGTGGATGTTTGGCAATGAAAAATTTTCCTTGGGgcttgctttgttcaaatcccgataatcaacacacactcgGGTTTTCTCATCTTTCTTTGGCACTGGAACCACATTAGCCAACCACGTGGCGTATCGGACCACTCAGATCACACCGCCTTTCAGTTGTTTGGTGACATCTTCATTGATCTTATCACTAATATCTGTCTTGAACTTTCTTTGCTTTTGTTAGACAGGTGGATAGCCGGGATAGGTCGACAATTTATGTACCACTAAATCAACACTCAGTCctggcatatcatcataggaccatgcaaacacgcctttgaattcaaacaaaagttGGATTAATGCATCTCTAGTTCTTTcatcagtgtgaatgcttatcatgGTTTCTCTGATCTCTTCTGAACTACCCAAATTAACTCACTCGGTTACATTTAAGTTTGGCTTAGGATTATTCTCAGGTTGTTCCAATTCTTGGTTTATttccctaaaagcctcatcttcatcatattctggtTCTTGATTCATTATATCACGGTTAGACAATGTTTTAGGATCCGGGCATGAAGtctgcaagcatgtcatgttatttaagtccgcattattagaactaaaaagaaaaaaaaagagaaaaagaaaaaaagagaaaaagaaaaagaaaatagcaAAATCAGAATAAAAAAGAAGAGACATCTATAGACGATGAAATACtgatttcatttcattgaattgaagATAAGAGGGTTTACATCTAAATTAAAAgacaataaaaataaatcattcgagttacaccctgaaataactcgTAATGCAGAAGAGATGGCAAGACTAGATTACTGGGACTCCCGTCTGACAGGGAATGGAGTAGCCTTCTAATTCTAAAGCTTGGCATCTAGCCCCATACACTGCACCTCGGCAGTGCTCGTGCCTTCCCGTTACAGGACCATGTGAACCGCATACAACATTTGTTACATGGCCTCACAAATATCACCAATCTCTTCGACCGTGaaggcctcttcttcttcttttacataTTTGGGCTTGACAAATGATCGGGCGAGATGTGGGATAGGCTGGGGTAGGAACCAAACTTCTTTTTTGCGCTTATCCGCCCATTTTCTATCAACTTCGGTAGCTTGGAAACCCACGCCGAAAAACTTCTCGTTGGCGATCGAAGTGACGGGCTCTGTGATGCCTTGTAGAGATACCCCGATCCCCTTTCTGAGCTTGTACCCATGTTTAATCATTTCAGTGGTGACCATGACTGAGGCATTAGATAAGCAACGCTATGGGCATGGGGACCCTTCTTCATATTGATCAGAAATCACAATCTCAAAAGCCTGGTATACAATATGCTTACTGCCTTCCCTGGCTTCAAGGCATGAGACTGAAGGATCCCTGTAGATGGACTGCTCGTCCTCCCCATGAACAACAATTTCTTGATTCTTGTACTCAAATTTGATCATCTGGTGGAGAGTGGATGGAATGGCTCTAACAACGTAAATCCATGGTCTTCCCAAAAGAAAATTGTATGAGGTGTCTATGTCTAGAATCTggaaaaatttcgaagttcacAGGGCCAATGGTCAAAATTAGATCAATTTCCCCTATTGTATCTCTCTTGATGCCATCAAAAGCCTGTACACAATCATTGTTAGGTCGGAATCTTTACGTTCCAATCTCCATTCTCTGGAGTGTTGAAAGAGGGCAGATATCAACCCCTGAACCACCATCTAGAACGACTCTCTTCACATAGTAGCCCTCATATTTGACAGTCAAGTGAAGGGTTTTGTTGTGGGCAGCTCCCTCTGGGGGAAAATCGTCGCGGCTGAAAGAAATCCTATTGACCTCGAAGAATCATTCGGTCATTCTCTCTAGTTGCTCAAAAGAAGTTTCAATTGGGACATATGCCTCGTTCAATTTCTTTAAGAGTACTTTCTGATGatcatttgagctcaacaatagAGATAGGAGTGAGACTAGGGAAGGAGTCTTCCGGAGCTGGTCAACTATTCCATAGTCCAaagttttcatttttcaaaaaaacTCTTCTGCCTCCCCACGCTCACATGTTTTTTAGGTGAAAACCGTTTATCCCTTTTCAACTTTAATTTTTCTAGGTTATGGTACTTTCGAGGTTGATTCATTTCGTTTACCTCTCCCATGACTTATTTGCCCCGGTAAGTGACCACTATTTTGTTGTAATTCCAGGGAACTGCTGTGGGGTCTCTCATGGGGTTCTGTGGTGCGTGGATGATAACCACGGGCTCAGTCAGCCCGGGTGAAATTATTGTCTCCCGTGCCATGTAAGTCCCCTTTGGCACATACAGCTTCGGCACGTGACCTTTCTTGGCTCGAATCTCTTGGGAGAATTCAAAGTGAGTTGTTCTTTCCTTGGGGCTTTAAGAACATAGAGAATTGTGTTCTTAGCAGATGTTTCCCTAGTTTTTGTTTCTACAACTTTTTTTGCCACTTGAGGAATTGGAGTGATTTTCTTCCTAGTTTTGGCATGTTTTACCGCAGCTTTGGGTCTTGTTTCTGAATCGGCAATGGCAATGATAGCTTTCAAAATTGGATTGAATTCCTTATCCTCACATATCATTCCAATGACCGGCCCATTTTTATGAGCCGACATTGGGTTGTTAGTCACATTAGGGACTTCCTCGTCCCTCAGCACAATTTGTTTTTGTTCTATCAAATTCCTAACCGCCCTTTTTAAGGTCCAATAATCCTACGTATCATGACCCTCTACCCCCGAATGGTAAGCACACCTGGAACCTGCCCGGTATGATAGGGATTCAGGATTTTGTCAATTAGGGGGCACATACTGCAACAGACCCAGTTGGATCAACTTTTGAAGTAGGCTAGAGTaggattcaccaataggggtgaaattGCTTCTCCTAGGTGGCTCACGAGGGCATGGATTATGTTGGCGGTTATATTGTGGTGGACGAGGATTATATAGAGCTTGGTAAGGATTTttatttctgggaggtggagctcgagCTTGGTTGTACTGCTGATGTGGCCGTGTGTAGGGTTGggcattcatcaccgcatagggaggcgaTGCCACGACATAGACTGTATCTTGGTGGGGATAGTAGTGCTGTGGGGTTCTGGGCGTCTTGTAAGAGTGATCACGTGATTGACGGGGCCCTCTTGAACCTGAAGTCATCATGGATCTTTCCTCCCTCTTCTTTCTGTTGGCCAAACCTCCTAAGCCGTTCTGGAGGGCTTGGGAGGTAGCTCTCAAAGAAGATTGGCTTAATATCCTGCCACCTTTCAAAccattttctaccatttctcCGATTTTTATTGCCTCTACGAACGGTTTACTCATGGCAGACATCATATTCTGAAAATAATCGACCTCTTGGGCATGCAAGAAGATTGTAACCATTTCGGTCTCGTCCATGGGTGGCTTTACTCTAGCAGCCTGCTCGCTATTTAATAGCATATTCACGGAATCTCTCAGTGGTTCTCTTCTTCAAGTTAGACAGGAAGTTCATGTCTGGAGCTATATCAACATTGTACTAAAATTGTCTGACAAAATCGTGGGCCAAATCATCCCATATGTGCCGGTGGGAGATTTCCTGGTCCATGTACCATTCTGAAGCGATTCCAGTCaggctttccccaaaataagccatgaaTACCTCTTCTTTTCAACTAGCACCCCTTAACTTATTGCAGTATCATTTCAGATGATCAATCGGATCTCCATGCTtgtcatatttttcaaacttttgcaTTTTGAAGCCAACTGGCAGGTGAACATGTGGAAACATGCAGAAATCAGAGTCGGTGACACTCTTCTGGCAACTCAGGCCCTACATGTGTTTTAGGCTTTGCTCTAGGCTTCTCTTCTTCCGAGCCATTTCTTCCTGCTCGGGGTTTCTCATTGTTCTTTCTTGATCCATTGGGGACTCATATTGCGGAGGATGAGGGTATGAGTCTGGAGTAACATGAGTTGTATCT
It includes:
- the LOC117281944 gene encoding uncharacterized protein codes for the protein MDPLKYIFQKPMPTRRLAKWKILLTEFDIVYVTSTTMKAQALADHLAENPVDDEYQPLRTYFSDEEVNSIEVILEDTNAWKKFFDGAVNAKGVGIGSILISPTSQHYPSTARLRFFCTNNTAEYEACIMGMNMAVDLDIEKLLIMGDSDLIIRQAQGEWETRDIKLILYRKHMEDLSKWFKSVEFRYIPRFHNELSDALATLASMLPYQGNIHIDPLEIQIRERHGIVMKLK